The Shewanella zhangzhouensis genome has a window encoding:
- a CDS encoding electron transport complex subunit E codes for MSNYKEIAWQGLWKNNPGLVQLLGLCPLLAVTATLTNALGLGLATVAVLIGSNVLVSLVREFVPKEIRIPVFVMIIAALVTVVQLVINAYAYGLYLSLGIFLPLIVTNCVIIGRAEAFASRNSVGAAAFDGLMMGVGFTAVLAVLGAVREILGQGTLFDGADQLLGDWAASLRIELWQVDNSFLLAMLPPGAFIAMGLLIAAKNVIDKRLEAKKPAPEAAPAITRARITKVG; via the coding sequence ATGAGTAACTACAAAGAGATTGCCTGGCAAGGGCTTTGGAAAAATAACCCGGGGCTGGTGCAGCTTTTGGGGCTTTGTCCACTCCTTGCGGTCACAGCTACCCTGACCAACGCCCTTGGACTTGGTCTTGCCACTGTTGCCGTGTTGATTGGCTCCAACGTGCTCGTATCCCTGGTTCGTGAATTTGTCCCCAAGGAAATTCGCATTCCTGTGTTTGTGATGATCATCGCCGCCCTGGTGACAGTAGTGCAGCTGGTTATCAACGCCTATGCCTACGGCCTTTACCTGTCGCTGGGGATATTTCTGCCGCTCATTGTGACTAACTGCGTCATCATAGGCCGCGCCGAAGCCTTCGCATCCCGCAACAGCGTGGGCGCCGCCGCCTTCGATGGTCTGATGATGGGGGTAGGCTTTACCGCCGTGCTTGCCGTGCTGGGCGCGGTGCGGGAAATCCTCGGTCAGGGCACCCTGTTTGATGGCGCCGACCAACTGCTTGGCGACTGGGCTGCCTCTCTTCGTATTGAGCTGTGGCAGGTGGATAACAGCTTCTTGCTGGCAATGCTGCCCCCCGGCGCCTTTATCGCTATGGGACTCTTGATTGCCGCTAAAAATGTTATCGATAAGCGCCTGGAAGCGAAGAAGCCAGCGCCCGAAGCCGCGCCCGCCATCACCCGAGCCAGGATAACCAAAGTAGGCTGA
- the ruvC gene encoding crossover junction endodeoxyribonuclease RuvC, whose protein sequence is MAIILGVDPGSRITGYGIIQCQGRHQRYLGSGCIRTSSDELPDRLKQIFDGLQEIIRQYQPSQFAIERVFMAKNADSALKLGQARGAAIVAATVAGLPVAEYSATQIKNAVVGTGRAQKAQVQHMVQQMLKLPAAPQADAADALAVAMCHYHTHQSLVALGGRASVRTYGRYR, encoded by the coding sequence ATGGCCATTATTTTAGGGGTCGACCCGGGTTCCCGCATCACAGGTTATGGCATTATCCAGTGTCAGGGACGGCATCAGCGCTACCTTGGCAGCGGCTGCATTCGCACCTCATCGGATGAACTGCCTGACAGGCTTAAACAGATTTTCGATGGTCTGCAGGAAATAATCCGCCAGTACCAGCCAAGCCAATTCGCCATCGAGCGGGTCTTTATGGCCAAAAATGCCGATTCGGCATTGAAGCTCGGCCAGGCGAGGGGCGCCGCCATTGTGGCGGCTACTGTTGCAGGCTTGCCGGTGGCCGAATACAGCGCCACCCAGATTAAAAATGCCGTCGTGGGCACAGGCCGGGCGCAAAAGGCCCAGGTGCAGCACATGGTGCAGCAGATGCTGAAACTCCCCGCTGCGCCCCAGGCAGACGCCGCAGATGCACTGGCGGTTGCCATGTGTCATTATCACACCCATCAAAGTCTGGTGGCCCTCGGTGGGCGCGCCAGTGTCAGAACATACGGAAGATACAGATGA
- the nth gene encoding endonuclease III, which produces MNNQKRVEILTRLRANNPKPETELNFSSPFELLVAVTLSAQATDVSVNKATDKLFPVANTPQAIVDLGVEGLKEYIKTIGLFNNKAINVVKLSQILLEKHGGEVPEDREALEALPGVGRKTANVVLNTAFGWPTIAVDTHIFRMANRTKFAPGKNVVEVEERMLKVVPAEFKVDVHHWFILHGRYTCLARKPRCGSCIIEDLCEFKDKVYPDE; this is translated from the coding sequence GTGAATAACCAAAAGCGAGTGGAAATTTTAACCCGGCTTAGAGCCAATAACCCCAAGCCAGAGACTGAGCTTAATTTTTCCTCCCCCTTTGAATTGCTTGTGGCTGTCACCCTGTCGGCGCAGGCCACCGATGTCAGTGTGAACAAGGCCACCGATAAGCTGTTTCCAGTGGCCAATACCCCACAAGCCATAGTTGACCTTGGTGTCGAGGGGCTTAAGGAGTATATTAAAACCATCGGGCTTTTTAATAACAAAGCCATCAACGTGGTGAAGCTGTCGCAAATCCTGCTGGAAAAGCACGGCGGCGAAGTGCCTGAAGACCGTGAAGCGCTGGAAGCCCTTCCCGGTGTGGGCAGAAAGACCGCCAACGTGGTGCTTAACACCGCCTTTGGCTGGCCTACCATTGCCGTGGACACCCATATCTTCCGTATGGCAAACCGCACCAAGTTTGCGCCCGGCAAGAACGTGGTCGAGGTAGAGGAGCGGATGCTCAAGGTGGTGCCGGCCGAGTTTAAAGTGGACGTACACCACTGGTTTATTCTGCACGGACGCTACACCTGCCTTGCCCGCAAACCTCGCTGCGGCAGCTGCATCATCGAAGATCTGTGCGAATTCAAGGACAAGGTTTACCCAGACGAGTAA
- the rsxG gene encoding electron transport complex subunit RsxG: MQKSIIKNGLLLSGFALICTAAVALVNEATKDKIAEQQRLELTRILHQIVPDELHDNDLGMSCILIHNADALGTDEPMPVYLASNANEPVALAIETIAPDGYNGNIRLIVGVDLNGKVLGVRTLTHQETPGLGDKIELRKSNWVLSFNDKVFSDKTSDRWKVKKDGGDFDQFTGATITPRAYLKAISRTLTLVSANQAEWFNRPLGCDNGANADE; encoded by the coding sequence ATGCAAAAATCCATCATCAAAAACGGACTCCTCTTAAGCGGTTTTGCGCTTATCTGTACCGCAGCGGTCGCCCTGGTGAACGAAGCTACCAAAGACAAGATTGCCGAGCAGCAACGTCTTGAGCTCACCCGTATACTGCACCAGATAGTGCCCGATGAGCTTCATGACAATGACCTTGGCATGAGCTGCATTCTGATCCATAACGCCGACGCTTTGGGCACAGACGAGCCGATGCCGGTTTATCTGGCAAGCAATGCCAATGAGCCAGTGGCGCTTGCCATAGAGACCATTGCCCCTGATGGGTATAACGGCAATATTCGCCTTATTGTAGGGGTAGACCTCAATGGCAAGGTGCTTGGTGTCCGTACCCTTACCCATCAGGAAACGCCGGGGCTTGGCGATAAGATTGAGCTGCGCAAGTCCAACTGGGTACTGTCATTTAACGACAAGGTGTTTTCCGATAAGACAAGTGACCGCTGGAAGGTGAAAAAGGATGGCGGTGACTTTGACCAGTTCACCGGTGCCACCATTACCCCCAGGGCCTACCTCAAGGCCATAAGCCGTACCCTGACCCTTGTCAGTGCCAATCAGGCCGAGTGGTTTAACAGGCCTCTGGGCTGTGATAACGGAGCCAATGCAGATGAGTAA
- a CDS encoding YebC/PmpR family DNA-binding transcriptional regulator, whose translation MAGHSKWANIRHRKAAQDAKRGKLFTKLIRELVVSAREGGSDADANPRLRAAIDKALSANMTRDTVERAVKRGSGELDGDNLETLIYEGYGPGGTAVMVECMTDNRNRAVTGVRNAFNKSGGNLGTDGSVAYLFTKRGVISFEPGTDEDAIMEAALEGGADDVVINDDGSADVYTTPEDFGAVKDALDGAGFTSVNAEVTMVPSTRALLDGDTAPKFLRLIDQLEDHDDVQEVYHNADIPDEVMETLE comes from the coding sequence ATGGCAGGTCACAGCAAGTGGGCCAACATCCGACACCGTAAAGCCGCCCAGGATGCCAAGCGCGGCAAACTCTTTACCAAACTCATTCGCGAGCTGGTTGTCTCCGCCCGTGAGGGTGGTTCAGATGCCGATGCCAACCCCCGTCTGCGTGCCGCCATCGATAAAGCCCTGTCTGCCAATATGACCCGAGACACTGTGGAGCGCGCAGTCAAACGTGGCTCGGGTGAGCTCGATGGCGACAATCTGGAAACCCTTATCTACGAAGGCTACGGCCCCGGCGGCACTGCTGTGATGGTCGAGTGCATGACGGATAACCGCAACCGTGCGGTGACCGGGGTGCGCAATGCCTTCAATAAGTCCGGTGGCAACCTGGGTACCGATGGCTCGGTGGCCTATCTCTTTACCAAGCGCGGGGTGATAAGTTTCGAGCCCGGCACAGATGAAGATGCCATTATGGAAGCTGCCCTTGAGGGCGGCGCCGACGATGTGGTCATCAACGATGATGGCAGTGCCGATGTGTACACCACGCCTGAGGACTTTGGCGCCGTGAAAGACGCCCTTGATGGCGCGGGTTTTACCTCGGTGAACGCCGAAGTGACCATGGTGCCATCCACCCGGGCGCTGCTTGATGGCGACACCGCTCCCAAATTCCTGCGGCTTATCGACCAGCTTGAAGATCATGATGATGTGCAGGAGGTTTACCATAACGCCGACATCCCCGATGAGGTGATGGAGACGCTGGAATAA
- the gloA gene encoding lactoylglutathione lyase, whose amino-acid sequence MSQILHTMVRVANLEKSIAFYTEVLGMKLLRTSENPEYRYSLAFVGYGEEAKGAAVIELTWNWDTDKYDLGTGFGHIAIGKADIYKACEDIARAGGKVTRAPGPVAGGTTEIAFVEDPDGYKIELIQMKSAMQGLG is encoded by the coding sequence ATGTCTCAAATTCTTCATACCATGGTTCGGGTTGCCAATCTTGAAAAATCCATCGCCTTCTACACCGAAGTGCTGGGCATGAAGCTGCTGCGCACCTCAGAAAATCCTGAGTATCGTTATTCACTGGCTTTTGTGGGCTATGGCGAAGAAGCCAAGGGCGCAGCTGTGATTGAACTCACCTGGAACTGGGATACCGATAAATACGATCTGGGCACAGGTTTTGGCCATATTGCCATCGGTAAAGCTGATATTTACAAGGCCTGCGAAGACATCGCCAGGGCCGGCGGTAAAGTGACCCGCGCGCCGGGTCCTGTTGCCGGTGGCACCACCGAAATCGCTTTCGTGGAAGACCCCGATGGTTACAAGATTGAACTCATCCAGATGAAATCCGCCATGCAAGGCCTTGGCTGA
- the ruvA gene encoding Holliday junction branch migration protein RuvA — MIGRLKGILVEKHAPEVLIDVGGVGYELQMPLTSFYELPLPGAEVIVYTHFVVREDAQLLYGFIHKEERSLFRLLIKANGVGPKLALTILSGMTAKEFIGCLERDDIATLIKLPGVGKKTAERLLVEMRDKLKSLMEASMGAEREFVLKSNFTPAPVAATVEEDAIAALLSLGYKPQQASKAVSSAFQEGMDPEQLIKAALKSML, encoded by the coding sequence ATGATAGGTCGTTTAAAGGGCATTTTGGTTGAGAAACACGCCCCAGAGGTATTGATAGATGTGGGCGGTGTTGGCTATGAGCTGCAAATGCCGCTGACCTCCTTTTACGAGCTGCCACTGCCTGGCGCCGAGGTCATTGTTTATACCCACTTTGTGGTCCGCGAAGATGCCCAGCTGCTGTATGGTTTTATCCATAAGGAAGAGCGCTCACTGTTTCGTTTGCTGATCAAGGCCAATGGTGTTGGCCCCAAGCTTGCGCTCACCATTTTGTCGGGCATGACCGCCAAGGAATTCATCGGCTGCCTGGAGCGTGACGATATCGCGACCCTGATCAAGTTGCCCGGTGTGGGTAAAAAGACCGCCGAGCGTCTGCTGGTTGAGATGCGCGACAAACTCAAGAGCCTGATGGAGGCCTCCATGGGCGCCGAGCGCGAGTTTGTGCTCAAGAGCAACTTCACCCCGGCGCCAGTGGCCGCTACGGTGGAAGAAGATGCCATAGCCGCACTCTTGTCACTGGGTTACAAACCGCAGCAGGCCAGCAAGGCCGTATCCAGTGCCTTCCAGGAGGGCATGGATCCCGAGCAGCTTATCAAGGCTGCACTCAAGTCCATGCTCTAA
- a CDS encoding TonB-dependent receptor plug domain-containing protein, producing MLKTTRIAWAVNCVLLATSASAVVSSQAFAEEAQAKDVERIAVTGSRIQRQDMETASPVTVISADAIRAEGFTSVDQMLQAQTSMAGAAVGSSTNNGADGVAQVDLRGMGAERTLVLLNGRRMVNSGSGADSAVDLNSIPVAMIARVEILKDGASAVYGSDAIAGVVNIITKKDFEGFQFDFNGSGTDKGDGESGELSMLYGFNTDNGGNYTFGAAYSERRGVIQADREWTEPGYSSFIPTGSLEGMVKDANGNWVDRNTGYDFTQDSWYQTPSKRYSLFANMTQELGDDLLLTGDILYTKRKSDQQMAAQPADIMLGVCGEEGIDAARCITLDADMIAAGIGPDDTGRVNYRRRTTDVGPRIYNQDTDTLRASLGLQGSLDINTGMTWDLSYTYGKNKAETWVENSINAVKMENSVYNNLDSWLSGQPLPQDIINDIGFTERNDGGNEQHVVAGVLSGELFDLSAGAVGFAIGAEYRYDSGYYNPDPVIVAGEGTAAQQDPTDGNYDVFSIYQEVSVPFTEKLTGEFALRFDDYSTFGKASTWKVGLTYEATDDLMLRTVAATGFRAPNVAELFGGNTGSYDYLDDPWGNEQDPQILVNYTSDPDLKPEESESYTAGLVYSPSYIEGLSLTLDYWRFRVTNAITRLDAQKGLDDCHAGILSACETFKITAEGDLSNFTNPLTNVGSQNTSGIDFNLAYNFEALNLDWKINNDLTYLLEFEQDNVAYEGTSDGNFGGYAKVRNNFSIQAGQADWSLMYYNRFIGETEWLGDRNETVDSVLYHNVVATYFINDDVTVSLGVKNLTDEEPSYVPNGSDGGTIPEVFDTIGRQIYGGLTMKF from the coding sequence ATGTTAAAAACCACGAGAATCGCCTGGGCGGTCAATTGTGTTCTGTTGGCCACCAGTGCTTCTGCTGTCGTGTCCAGCCAGGCGTTTGCTGAAGAAGCTCAAGCCAAAGACGTAGAGCGTATTGCGGTAACAGGTTCACGTATCCAGCGTCAGGATATGGAAACTGCTTCTCCTGTCACAGTGATCAGCGCCGATGCCATTCGCGCTGAAGGCTTCACCTCTGTTGACCAAATGCTGCAGGCTCAAACCTCCATGGCGGGTGCCGCCGTGGGTTCAAGCACCAACAACGGTGCAGACGGCGTAGCGCAGGTAGACCTGCGTGGTATGGGCGCTGAGCGTACTCTGGTACTTCTGAACGGTCGCCGCATGGTGAACTCAGGTTCAGGCGCAGACAGCGCGGTAGATTTGAACTCCATCCCAGTTGCCATGATTGCCCGTGTAGAAATCCTGAAAGACGGCGCATCTGCTGTATATGGCTCTGACGCCATCGCCGGTGTGGTGAACATCATCACCAAGAAAGATTTTGAAGGCTTCCAGTTCGATTTCAACGGCAGTGGCACCGACAAGGGTGACGGCGAAAGCGGCGAACTGAGCATGCTCTACGGTTTCAATACCGACAACGGTGGCAACTACACCTTTGGTGCGGCTTACTCTGAGCGCCGTGGTGTTATCCAGGCCGATCGTGAGTGGACCGAGCCAGGTTACAGCTCATTCATCCCTACCGGCTCTCTGGAAGGTATGGTGAAAGACGCCAATGGTAACTGGGTTGACCGTAACACAGGTTATGACTTCACCCAGGACAGCTGGTATCAGACACCAAGCAAGCGTTACAGCCTGTTTGCCAACATGACTCAGGAACTGGGTGACGATCTGCTGCTGACCGGTGACATCCTGTACACCAAGCGTAAATCTGATCAGCAAATGGCTGCTCAGCCAGCTGACATCATGCTGGGCGTATGTGGCGAAGAGGGTATCGATGCCGCACGTTGCATCACTTTGGATGCCGATATGATTGCCGCAGGTATCGGTCCTGATGACACTGGCCGTGTAAACTACCGTCGTCGTACTACCGATGTAGGTCCACGTATCTACAATCAGGACACCGACACCCTGCGCGCCTCTCTGGGCCTGCAAGGCTCTCTGGACATCAACACCGGCATGACCTGGGACCTGTCTTACACCTATGGTAAGAACAAGGCCGAGACCTGGGTTGAAAACTCCATCAATGCCGTGAAGATGGAAAACTCCGTCTACAACAACCTGGACTCATGGCTCAGCGGTCAGCCGCTGCCACAGGATATCATCAACGACATCGGTTTCACCGAGCGTAACGATGGTGGTAACGAGCAGCACGTGGTTGCCGGCGTACTGAGCGGCGAATTGTTTGACCTGAGCGCTGGTGCGGTTGGTTTTGCCATCGGTGCCGAATACCGTTACGACAGCGGCTACTACAATCCCGATCCTGTGATTGTGGCCGGTGAGGGCACTGCTGCTCAGCAAGACCCAACTGATGGTAACTACGACGTATTCTCAATCTATCAGGAAGTGAGCGTGCCTTTCACTGAGAAACTGACCGGTGAATTTGCCCTGCGTTTCGATGACTACTCTACCTTTGGTAAAGCTTCTACCTGGAAAGTGGGTCTGACCTATGAAGCCACTGACGACCTGATGCTGCGTACCGTAGCTGCCACCGGTTTCCGTGCACCCAACGTTGCAGAGCTGTTTGGCGGTAACACAGGTTCTTACGATTACCTGGATGACCCATGGGGTAACGAGCAGGACCCACAAATTCTGGTGAACTACACCTCAGATCCCGATCTGAAGCCAGAAGAGTCTGAGTCTTACACTGCCGGTCTGGTGTACTCTCCAAGCTACATCGAAGGTCTGTCTCTGACCCTCGACTACTGGCGTTTCCGTGTGACCAACGCTATTACCCGTCTGGATGCACAGAAGGGTCTGGATGACTGTCATGCCGGTATTCTGAGCGCCTGTGAAACCTTCAAGATCACCGCTGAGGGCGATCTGTCGAACTTCACCAACCCGCTGACCAACGTGGGTAGCCAGAACACCAGTGGTATCGACTTCAACCTGGCCTACAACTTCGAAGCCCTGAATCTGGATTGGAAGATCAACAACGATCTGACCTATCTGCTGGAGTTCGAACAGGACAACGTTGCTTACGAAGGCACCAGCGATGGTAACTTCGGTGGTTATGCCAAGGTGCGTAACAACTTCAGCATCCAGGCCGGCCAGGCCGACTGGAGCCTGATGTACTACAACCGTTTCATCGGCGAAACCGAATGGCTGGGCGACCGCAATGAGACTGTAGACTCAGTGCTGTACCACAACGTGGTTGCAACTTACTTCATCAACGACGATGTGACCGTATCTCTGGGTGTGAAGAACCTCACCGATGAAGAGCCATCCTACGTGCCAAACGGCAGCGACGGCGGCACCATTCCTGAAGTATTTGACACCATCGGTCGTCAAATCTACGGTGGTCTGACGATGAAGTTCTGA
- the aspS gene encoding aspartate--tRNA ligase, translated as MRSHYCGDVNKSHVGQEVTLVGWVNRSRDLGGVIFLDLRDREGLVQVVYDPDLPDVFDVASSLRAEFCVQVKGVVRPRPDSQVNSQMKTGEIEVLGKALTIINAADPLPLSLDNHQNNSEEARLKYRYLDLRRPEMAQRLIFRAKVTSFVRRFMDGNGFLDIETPILTKATPEGARDYLVPSRTYKGQFFALPQSPQLFKQLLMMSGFDRYYQIVKCFRDEDLRADRQPEFTQIDIETSFMSSDQVMETTERMIRNLFLELMNVDLGEFPKMTWDEAMRRFGSDKPDLRNPLELVDVADLLKAVEFAVFSGPANDEEGRVAALRIPGGAELSRKQIDDYTKFVGIYGARGLAWMKVNNLAAGLEGIQSPVAKFLNEDIIKEIIARTGAGDGDIIFFGADKANVVAESMGALRLKAGEDFKLLQGEWRPLWVVDFPMFEKADGRFYAVHHPFTAPRGVTAAELEANPGKAVSDAYDMVLNGVELGGGSVRIHNGDMQSTVFRILGIEDEEAKEKFGFLLDALRFGTPPHAGLAFGLDRLVMLMTGASSIRDVMAFPKTTTAACPLTNAPGHANPDQLVELGIAVLPKEPKQD; from the coding sequence ATGCGCAGTCATTATTGTGGAGACGTTAATAAGTCTCACGTCGGACAAGAAGTCACCCTCGTTGGCTGGGTAAACCGCAGCCGCGACTTGGGGGGTGTGATCTTTTTGGATCTTCGCGACCGCGAAGGTTTGGTTCAGGTGGTTTACGACCCCGATCTGCCAGACGTGTTTGACGTAGCCAGCAGCCTGCGTGCGGAGTTCTGTGTTCAGGTTAAAGGTGTAGTACGCCCACGTCCTGACAGCCAGGTGAACAGCCAGATGAAAACCGGTGAAATTGAGGTGCTGGGCAAGGCGCTCACCATCATCAACGCCGCCGACCCACTGCCACTGAGCCTGGATAACCACCAGAACAACAGCGAAGAAGCCCGTCTCAAGTACCGCTATCTGGATCTGCGCCGTCCCGAGATGGCCCAGCGTCTGATTTTCCGCGCCAAGGTGACCAGCTTTGTGCGTCGCTTTATGGATGGCAACGGCTTCCTCGATATCGAAACTCCCATCCTGACCAAGGCCACCCCGGAAGGTGCCCGCGACTATCTGGTACCAAGCCGTACCTATAAGGGTCAGTTCTTCGCGCTGCCACAGTCGCCACAGCTGTTCAAACAGCTACTGATGATGTCAGGTTTCGATCGTTACTATCAAATCGTGAAGTGTTTCCGCGACGAAGACCTGCGCGCCGACCGTCAGCCTGAATTCACTCAAATCGATATCGAAACCTCGTTCATGAGCTCTGATCAGGTGATGGAAACTACCGAGCGTATGATCCGTAACCTGTTCCTCGAGCTGATGAACGTGGATCTGGGCGAATTCCCGAAAATGACCTGGGATGAAGCCATGCGCCGCTTTGGCTCCGACAAGCCGGATCTGCGTAACCCGCTGGAACTGGTTGATGTAGCCGATCTGCTTAAAGCCGTTGAGTTTGCCGTATTCTCCGGCCCAGCCAACGACGAAGAAGGCCGCGTTGCTGCGCTGCGTATTCCCGGCGGCGCCGAGCTGTCACGCAAGCAAATCGACGACTACACCAAGTTTGTGGGTATCTACGGTGCCCGCGGTCTGGCCTGGATGAAGGTCAACAACCTGGCGGCGGGCCTTGAAGGCATTCAGTCACCTGTGGCCAAGTTCCTGAATGAAGACATCATCAAGGAAATCATTGCCCGTACCGGCGCCGGTGATGGCGATATCATCTTCTTCGGTGCCGACAAGGCCAACGTGGTTGCTGAGTCCATGGGCGCCCTGCGTCTGAAAGCCGGTGAAGACTTCAAACTGCTCCAGGGCGAATGGCGCCCACTGTGGGTGGTTGACTTCCCGATGTTCGAGAAGGCCGATGGCCGTTTCTACGCGGTTCATCACCCATTCACTGCACCACGGGGTGTAACCGCAGCCGAGCTTGAAGCCAACCCTGGCAAGGCCGTGTCCGATGCCTACGACATGGTACTTAACGGCGTTGAACTGGGCGGCGGCTCTGTGCGTATCCACAATGGCGACATGCAGTCTACCGTGTTCCGCATCCTTGGCATCGAAGACGAAGAAGCCAAAGAGAAATTCGGCTTCCTGCTGGACGCACTGCGTTTCGGTACGCCACCACATGCGGGTCTGGCCTTTGGTCTTGACCGTCTGGTGATGCTGATGACCGGCGCCAGCTCCATCCGTGACGTGATGGCCTTCCCCAAGACCACCACGGCGGCCTGTCCGCTCACCAACGCGCCGGGACATGCCAACCCCGACCAACTGGTGGAACTGGGCATTGCGGTTCTGCCGAAAGAGCCGAAACAAGACTGA
- the ruvB gene encoding Holliday junction branch migration DNA helicase RuvB, with translation MIEADRLIQPQDLGQEDVIDRAMRPKLLDEYTGQDDTRAQLKVFIEAAKKRGEALDHMLIYGPPGLGKTTLANIVANEMGVNIKSTSGPVLEKAGDLAALLTNLEEGDVLFIDEIHRLSPVVEEILYPAMEDYQLDIMIGEGPAARSIKLDLPPFTLVGATTRAGSLTSPLRARFGIPLRLEFYNVRDLSSIVARSAKVMDVPMDEGGAEEIARRSRGTPRIANRLLRRVRDFAEVKHDGAISRAVAQSALDLLDVDSEGFDYMDRKLLLAIIDKFMGGPVGLDNLAAAIGEERETIEDVLEPFLIQQGFVQRTPRGRIATARAYSHFDLIKPD, from the coding sequence ATGATTGAGGCCGACCGGCTTATTCAGCCCCAGGATCTGGGTCAGGAAGATGTGATTGACCGCGCCATGCGGCCAAAATTGCTCGATGAATACACGGGGCAGGACGATACCCGCGCCCAGCTTAAAGTCTTTATTGAAGCGGCCAAAAAGCGCGGCGAAGCCCTGGATCATATGCTGATCTACGGCCCGCCAGGCCTGGGTAAAACCACTCTGGCCAATATCGTTGCCAACGAAATGGGGGTGAACATCAAGTCCACCTCCGGGCCTGTGCTGGAAAAGGCCGGTGATTTGGCGGCGTTGCTCACCAATCTTGAAGAAGGTGACGTGCTCTTTATCGATGAAATCCACCGCTTAAGCCCTGTGGTGGAGGAAATCCTCTATCCGGCGATGGAAGACTATCAGCTGGATATCATGATAGGTGAGGGGCCGGCAGCACGCTCCATCAAGCTGGATTTGCCGCCATTTACGTTGGTGGGCGCCACGACCCGCGCAGGCTCGCTCACATCGCCCCTGCGAGCCCGTTTCGGCATTCCGCTGCGGCTTGAGTTTTACAATGTCCGCGACCTGTCATCCATTGTTGCCCGCTCGGCCAAGGTGATGGATGTGCCCATGGATGAAGGCGGCGCCGAAGAAATTGCCCGCCGCAGTCGCGGTACGCCCCGTATCGCCAACCGGCTGCTGCGCCGGGTGCGCGACTTTGCCGAAGTGAAACACGATGGCGCCATCAGCCGCGCCGTTGCCCAGTCTGCGCTGGATTTGCTCGATGTCGACAGCGAAGGCTTCGATTACATGGACCGCAAGTTGCTGCTCGCCATCATCGATAAGTTTATGGGCGGTCCTGTGGGGCTGGATAACCTTGCCGCCGCCATCGGTGAAGAGCGCGAAACCATCGAAGATGTGTTGGAGCCGTTTCTTATTCAACAGGGCTTCGTACAGCGCACACCCCGGGGACGTATTGCTACTGCCCGAGCCTACAGCCACTTTGACCTCATCAAACCTGACTGA